The Candidatus Curtissbacteria bacterium genome window below encodes:
- a CDS encoding Xaa-Pro peptidase family protein: MKRLNRVSQVLKSKNLDAFIVTNPFNVLYLSGFKGISPTEREAILIFAPKPNLITAKLYQAEAQKVASKDLKVKIARERGEIENFIKKLFKKANRIGFEAHNLTVAELKRYKKYAPHAKFIETQNEIENLRLIKTAEEVKKIEKAQIISQQAFDQIIKTLRAGQSEEEIAERLERIMKTLGGEGLAFVTIIASGPNASLPHHQTGKRRIAKGEVLLFDFGAKYQNYCADLSRTIFIGSAKDEHKNIYNHVLKAQRKAIEKVTHGIKSHLAFDAANDIFKENNLEEYFIHGLGHGIGLEVHEAPHVRSKIKDQLTENMVFSIEPGLYMDWGGVRIEDLVTIKNGKARVLGKQVEGLIEV, from the coding sequence ATGAAAAGACTCAATAGGGTTTCGCAAGTTCTCAAATCAAAAAACCTCGACGCGTTTATCGTCACAAACCCTTTTAATGTCCTTTATCTTTCCGGCTTTAAAGGGATTTCCCCGACAGAGAGAGAAGCAATTTTGATTTTTGCTCCAAAACCGAACCTTATTACAGCAAAACTTTATCAAGCAGAAGCTCAAAAAGTTGCATCCAAAGATCTAAAGGTCAAAATCGCCAGAGAAAGAGGTGAAATAGAAAACTTCATCAAAAAGCTTTTCAAAAAAGCAAATCGTATTGGATTCGAAGCGCATAATCTGACGGTCGCCGAACTCAAACGATACAAAAAGTACGCTCCACACGCCAAATTTATAGAAACGCAAAACGAAATTGAAAATCTACGACTAATTAAAACCGCAGAAGAAGTTAAAAAAATCGAAAAGGCTCAGATTATCTCGCAGCAAGCATTCGATCAAATTATCAAAACATTAAGAGCCGGACAGTCTGAAGAAGAAATCGCGGAAAGATTGGAAAGAATAATGAAAACCCTGGGTGGCGAAGGGCTCGCCTTTGTAACAATCATCGCATCCGGTCCAAACGCGTCTCTTCCTCATCATCAAACAGGCAAAAGACGAATAGCAAAAGGCGAAGTTCTTCTATTCGATTTTGGCGCAAAATACCAAAATTATTGCGCCGATCTTTCACGCACTATTTTTATTGGCAGTGCAAAAGATGAACATAAAAATATTTATAACCACGTTCTAAAAGCGCAAAGAAAAGCAATAGAAAAAGTAACACACGGAATAAAATCTCATCTTGCCTTTGACGCCGCAAACGATATTTTTAAAGAGAATAATCTAGAAGAGTATTTCATCCATGGATTAGGCCATGGAATAGGCTTAGAAGTTCACGAGGCGCCCCACGTTCGATCTAAAATCAAGGATCAGCTCACCGAGAACATGGTTTTCTCCATCGAGCCTGGTCTATACATGGATTGGGGTGGAGTTAGGATCGAAGATTTAGTAACAATCAAAAATGGAAAAGCACGAGTTTTAGGGAAACAAGTAGAAGGACTTATCGAAGTTTAA
- a CDS encoding lytic transglycosylase domain-containing protein — translation MPDQSGEQLRPRTTSRKPSRAYENYRLDKRGMSPIEYTRKLFKSALKAGEAGVVGFMLIGMANLAADVSIGHADSGEGDVKISKQKPAEHETGRKTATVSEDNRASAVSKVEMNDLFREVFPSASPQEYAEIYQKVEKYVGTKGVGEVGQFDTMKAFLAGYGDHVEIQAMEQDLDPRIVKALIFIESRGDRYAKSGVGALGVCQFMPETARDLGLRVDGEIDERENPYLCIIKMTEYLSALVTTFDGDVGKAIWAYHAGQGNVLRAEKSMKKKAPNAHAMLKDGRVVNFIYEEGLGDDTENYLYKTLAAAKQF, via the coding sequence ATGCCGGATCAGAGTGGCGAACAGCTAAGGCCAAGGACTACTTCGAGAAAACCTTCCAGGGCTTACGAAAATTATCGCTTAGATAAGCGTGGCATGTCGCCTATCGAGTATACAAGGAAGCTTTTTAAATCGGCATTGAAAGCGGGGGAGGCAGGAGTTGTAGGGTTTATGCTGATCGGAATGGCGAATCTTGCCGCCGATGTTTCGATTGGCCATGCGGATTCGGGAGAAGGTGACGTAAAAATCTCTAAACAGAAACCTGCAGAACACGAGACAGGGCGAAAGACTGCAACTGTCAGCGAAGATAATCGTGCGTCTGCCGTATCTAAGGTTGAGATGAACGATCTTTTTAGAGAGGTCTTTCCAAGTGCGTCCCCTCAAGAGTATGCAGAAATTTATCAAAAAGTCGAAAAATATGTTGGTACGAAAGGTGTGGGAGAGGTTGGACAATTCGATACGATGAAAGCTTTTTTGGCAGGTTATGGTGATCATGTTGAAATCCAGGCGATGGAACAAGATCTAGATCCAAGAATTGTCAAAGCCTTGATTTTTATCGAGAGCAGGGGGGATCGTTACGCAAAGAGCGGTGTTGGTGCCCTCGGCGTGTGTCAGTTTATGCCGGAAACTGCTCGAGATCTTGGGCTTAGGGTTGATGGGGAAATTGACGAAAGAGAAAATCCTTATTTATGTATTATTAAAATGACCGAGTATTTGAGCGCTTTGGTTACTACTTTTGATGGAGACGTCGGAAAGGCTATTTGGGCATATCATGCAGGGCAGGGAAATGTTTTGCGGGCCGAAAAGTCTATGAAGAAGAAAGCACCAAACGCTCATGCGATGCTAAAAGATGGTCGAGTGGTTAATTTTATTTACGAGGAAGGTCTTGGAGACGATACTGAAAATTATCTTTACAAAACGCTTGCGGCTGCGAAGCAATTTTAA
- a CDS encoding RNA-binding protein encodes MATKLFVGSLPFATTSDQLREVFAKVGGVTEANVVMDRMTGRSRGFGFVEMAKEEDAKKAIDQLNGTEIEGRKIFVSEARPQAPRDNQ; translated from the coding sequence ATGGCTACTAAATTATTTGTTGGCAGCTTGCCTTTTGCTACGACTTCTGATCAATTAAGAGAAGTTTTCGCAAAGGTTGGTGGAGTTACTGAAGCAAATGTTGTCATGGATCGAATGACAGGCAGATCACGAGGTTTCGGATTTGTCGAAATGGCAAAAGAAGAAGACGCTAAAAAAGCAATTGATCAGTTGAACGGTACAGAAATTGAAGGCAGGAAAATTTTCGTTTCAGAGGCAAGACCCCAAGCACCGAGAGACAATCAGTAA
- a CDS encoding response regulator, with amino-acid sequence MANIFIVEDDVNLANIYQKKLAEGGHSATIVSDSEAATAAAEKKPNLVLLDILMPNVNGIDVLRELKGNPQTAGIPVILLTNVAQDDTIAKGLELGAYGYLLKSETTPDQVLQRVDMTLQETAPATP; translated from the coding sequence ATGGCAAATATATTCATAGTTGAAGACGACGTTAATTTAGCTAATATTTATCAAAAGAAGTTAGCGGAGGGTGGTCATAGCGCAACAATAGTTTCAGATAGTGAAGCGGCTACCGCTGCTGCCGAGAAAAAACCAAATCTTGTGCTTCTGGATATTTTAATGCCAAATGTTAACGGAATTGACGTTTTGAGAGAGCTTAAAGGTAATCCCCAGACTGCCGGTATTCCAGTTATTCTCCTTACTAATGTTGCTCAAGATGACACAATTGCAAAGGGTCTGGAGCTGGGTGCTTATGGGTATCTTCTAAAGTCGGAAACTACGCCTGACCAGGTTTTGCAGAGAGTCGATATGACCCTGCAAGAGACAGCCCCCGCGACACCTTAA
- a CDS encoding ATP-binding protein, producing the protein MDFTFSLLAIAVVSTLSSSAAYFLMRRKFLGELERGRERELELGRRVYENAVLYEVSKRIGYLLDAQKIIEIISGSLGNIVRYSTVSYMVIDDQRQRVRFDCTVNEDVSRKFISEVKMNMLSTFSELNDRLLKESDVEEKISGRIVGEEGASMIASYFNLPIMVSGRTVGLINVSSKNEREYLRKDIEVLEKIAKQASDAVTSLHEVLENEKGKLEQAVESLADGMFMVDAKYSVVISNKKFESMLKMANAPRFFEIVNAFSGKLDVRSKVEEVLVSQNKVLEVEIIFEELTYRVSFARVVDKNNIPHGVVALFHDITHEKSLEKLRQDFTAMMVHELRSPLTSIKTTVEFLQGELGKVTEDELRKYFLTIENISHSMLEIVNDLLDVAKLEAGKFDVVCESGDIARVIRESVEQFKPVSEEKNIKLDVVVGENLPNAWLDKMRMKQVISNLLSNSFKYTNSGRVTVTVKKEVVNGSPVDILISVSDTGIGIEREAVGKLFSKYGQLKSGRVKAGAKSSGLGLFISKGIIEASGGKIWVESEGIGKGSTFYFTVPIATVDLVRKNAEANRTAVLASAGSKLVGYTSEKVGRA; encoded by the coding sequence ATGGACTTTACATTCAGCCTTTTGGCTATTGCCGTTGTTAGCACACTTTCGTCTAGTGCTGCTTACTTTCTGATGAGGAGAAAGTTTCTTGGAGAACTTGAAAGAGGTCGGGAAAGAGAACTTGAACTTGGAAGGCGGGTATACGAGAATGCCGTGCTTTACGAGGTAAGCAAAAGGATAGGGTACCTGTTGGACGCACAGAAAATAATTGAAATAATAAGCGGTTCTTTGGGCAACATCGTTAGATATTCAACCGTAAGCTATATGGTAATTGACGACCAGAGACAACGGGTTAGGTTTGACTGCACGGTAAATGAGGATGTCAGCAGAAAGTTTATAAGTGAGGTTAAGATGAATATGCTTTCGACGTTTTCAGAGTTAAATGACAGGTTACTTAAAGAGTCTGATGTCGAAGAGAAGATTTCGGGAAGAATTGTTGGCGAGGAAGGTGCCTCTATGATCGCCTCTTATTTTAACTTGCCAATAATGGTTTCTGGCCGAACTGTTGGCCTGATAAATGTATCTTCAAAAAATGAACGTGAATATCTTCGAAAGGACATCGAGGTTTTGGAAAAGATTGCCAAACAAGCGTCGGATGCAGTTACTAGTTTGCACGAAGTCCTGGAAAATGAAAAGGGGAAACTTGAACAAGCAGTGGAGTCTCTTGCGGATGGAATGTTTATGGTGGACGCAAAATATAGCGTTGTTATCTCCAATAAAAAATTCGAATCAATGCTAAAGATGGCAAACGCTCCTAGATTTTTTGAAATTGTAAATGCGTTTTCAGGAAAGTTAGACGTTAGGTCAAAGGTGGAAGAAGTTTTAGTTTCACAAAACAAGGTTCTTGAAGTGGAAATAATATTTGAGGAGTTGACGTATAGAGTTTCTTTTGCAAGAGTTGTTGACAAAAACAACATTCCCCATGGAGTTGTTGCACTTTTCCACGACATTACTCACGAGAAATCCTTGGAGAAACTGAGACAAGACTTCACGGCAATGATGGTCCACGAGCTGCGATCTCCATTAACTAGCATCAAAACAACAGTCGAGTTTTTACAAGGCGAACTTGGAAAAGTAACGGAGGATGAACTGAGGAAATATTTTCTAACTATTGAAAATATTTCTCATTCGATGCTTGAGATTGTTAACGACCTCTTGGATGTTGCGAAGCTCGAAGCAGGTAAGTTCGATGTCGTTTGTGAATCTGGTGATATTGCACGGGTAATTCGCGAGAGCGTCGAGCAGTTTAAGCCCGTTTCCGAAGAAAAGAATATTAAGCTCGATGTTGTAGTTGGCGAAAATCTGCCAAACGCATGGCTCGATAAAATGAGAATGAAACAGGTGATTAGTAATCTTCTTTCTAATTCGTTCAAGTACACAAATAGTGGGAGGGTGACTGTCACAGTTAAAAAGGAAGTGGTTAATGGATCCCCGGTTGACATCTTAATTTCCGTTTCTGATACTGGAATTGGGATAGAAAGAGAGGCGGTAGGGAAACTGTTTTCAAAGTACGGACAGTTAAAATCGGGGAGAGTTAAGGCGGGCGCAAAGAGTTCGGGTCTTGGACTTTTTATTTCCAAAGGGATTATTGAAGCGTCGGGCGGCAAGATTTGGGTTGAATCTGAAGGTATCGGGAAAGGGAGTACTTTTTACTTTACGGTACCAATTGCAACCGTGGATCTTGTTCGAAAAAATGCAGAAGCAAACAGGACAGCCGTACTTGCAAGTGCAGGATCAAAGCTAGTAGGATATACTAGTGAAAAGGTAGGGAGGGCGTAA